The Ahaetulla prasina isolate Xishuangbanna chromosome 3, ASM2864084v1, whole genome shotgun sequence genome window below encodes:
- the CRNKL1 gene encoding crooked neck-like protein 1 isoform X2: MASTAAGKQRIPKVAKVKNKAPAEVQITAEQLLREAKERELELLPPPPQQKITDEEELNDYKLRKRKTFEDNIRKNRTVISNWIKYAQWEESLKEIQRARSIYERALDVDYRNVTLWLKYAEMEMKNRQVNHARNIWDRAITTLPRVNQFWYKYTYMEEMLGNVAGARQVFERWMEWQPEEQSWHSYINFELRYKEVDRARSIYERFVMVHPDVKNWIKYARFEEKHSYFAHARKVFERAVEFFGEEHMNEHLYVAFAKFEENQKEFERVRVIYKYALDRIPKHEAQELFKNYTIFEKKFGDRRGIEDIIVSKRRFQYEEEVKANPHNYDAWFDYLRLVESDADSDTIREVYERAIANVPPIQEKRHWKRYIYLWINYALYEELEAKDPERTRQVYQACIELIPHKKFTFAKIWLLCAQFEIRQKNLNLARRALGTSIGKCPKNKLFKGYIELELQLREFDRCRKLYEKFLEFTPENCTSWIKFAELETILGDIDRARAIYELAIGQPRLDMPEVLWKSYIDFEIEQEEYENTRNLYRRLLQRTQHVKVWISFAQFELSADKNNNLPRCRQIYEEANKTMRNCEEKEERLMLLESWKNFEEEFGTESSRERVDKLMPEKVKKRRKLQAEDGSDAGWEEYYDYIFPEDAANQPNLKLLAMAKLWKKQQQDENPERDPDKDIDESSP; encoded by the exons GTGAAAAATAAAGCTCCAGCAGAAGTACAGATAACAGCAGAACAACTGTTAAGAGAAGCAAAGGAAAGAGAACTCGAGCTTCTTCCCCCACCTCCTCAACAGAAAATCACAGATGAAGAGGAGTTAAATGATTACAAGCTTCGGAAAAGAAAG ACTTTTGAAGATAACATCAGGAAAAACCGGACTGTTATCAGTAATTGGATCAAATACGCACAATGGGAAGAAAGCCTCAAAGAAATACAAAG GGCTCGTTCCATCTACGAGCGGGCTCTGGATGTGGACTACCGAAATGTAACTCTTTGGCTGAAATATGCCGAAATGGAAATGAAGAATCGTCAGGTTAATCATGCGCGAAATATCTGGGATCGGGCTATCACTACTTTACCAAGAGTTAATCAGTTCTG gtacAAGTATACTTACATGGAAGAGATGCTGGGGAATGTTGCTGGGGCTCGCCAAGTGTTTGAGCGTTGGATGGAATGGCAACCAGAGGAACAGTCATGGCATTCCTACATTAACTTTGAGCTAAGATATAAAGAAGTGGATAGAGCACGTTCCATTTATGAGAGAT TTGTCATGGTCCATCCCGATGTTAAGAATTGGATCAAATATGCTCGTTTTGAAGAAAAACATAGTTATTTTGCACATGCAAGAAAAGTATTTGAAAGAGCGGTGGAATTTTTTGGAGAAGAACATATGAATGAACATTTGTATGTTGCATTTGCCAAATTTGAAGAGAACCAGAAAGAG ttTGAACGGGTGCGAGTAATATACAAATATGCCCTGGACAGAATTCCAAAACATGAAGCACAAGAGCTCTTCAAAAATTACACAATTTTTGAGAAGAAATTTGGGGACCGAAGGGGAATTGAGGATATTATTGTTAGCAAGAGGAGATTCCAATATGAAGAAGAAGTAAAA GCTAATCCACATAATTATGATGCTTGGTTTGATTATCTGCGTCTGGTGGAAAGTGATGCAGATTCTGATACAATACGTGAAGTTTATGAAAGAGCCATTGCCAATGTTCCTCCAATTCAAGAAAAGCGACACTGGAAGAGATACATCTATTTGTGGATCAATTATGCACTCTATGAAGAGCTAGAGGCAAAG GATCCAGAGAGAACAAGACAGGTGTATCAAGCATGTATTGAACTCATTCCTCACAAAAAG TTTACATTTGCCAAAATATGGTTGCTCTGTGCACAGTTTGAAATCAGGCAGAAGAATCTCAATCTTGCCAGGCGAGCATTG GGGACATCTATAGGCAAATGTCCAAAGAACAAGCTATTTAAAGGCTACATTGAACTGGAGCTACAACTGCGAGAGTTTGATCGTTGTCGGAAACTGTATGAGAAGTTTTTAGAGTTTACACCTGAAAACTGCACATCATGGATCAAATTTGCTGAATTAGAAACTATTCTTGGTGACATTGACCGAGCTAGAGCTATATATGAACTAGCCATTGGCCAACCTCGATTGGATATGCCAGAG GTACTTTGGAAATCTTACATAGACTTCGAAATTGAACAAGAAGAATATGAAAATACAAGAAATTTGTATAGGAGGTTGCTTCAGCGAACACAGCATGTTAAG GTATGGATCAGTTTTGCTCAATTTGAACTCTCAGCAGATAAAAATAACAATTTACCACGATGCCGGCAAATATATGAAGAGGCAAATAAAACAATGAGAAAttgtgaggagaaagaagagaggctTATGCTTTTAGAATCCTGGAAAAATTTTGAAGAGGAGTTTGGAACAGAATCTAGCAGAGAACGAGTAGACAAACTCATGCCTGAAAAAGTCAAAAAGCGGAGAAAACTTCAGGCTGAAGATGGG tctgatgccggCTGGGAAGAATATTATGATTATATCTTCCCAGAAGATGCTGCCAATCAACCCAACCTCAAACTGCTTGCAATGGCTAAACTCTGGAAGAAGCAGCAACAGGATGAAAATCCAGAGAGAGATCCAGACAAGGATATTGATGAAAGCAGTCCCTAA
- the CRNKL1 gene encoding crooked neck-like protein 1 isoform X1 yields the protein MEMKNRQVNHARNIWDRAITTLPRVNQFWYKYTYMEEMLGNVAGARQVFERWMEWQPEEQSWHSYINFELRYKEVDRARSIYERFVMVHPDVKNWIKYARFEEKHSYFAHARKVFERAVEFFGEEHMNEHLYVAFAKFEENQKEFERVRVIYKYALDRIPKHEAQELFKNYTIFEKKFGDRRGIEDIIVSKRRFQYEEEVKANPHNYDAWFDYLRLVESDADSDTIREVYERAIANVPPIQEKRHWKRYIYLWINYALYEELEAKDPERTRQVYQACIELIPHKKFTFAKIWLLCAQFEIRQKNLNLARRALGTSIGKCPKNKLFKGYIELELQLREFDRCRKLYEKFLEFTPENCTSWIKFAELETILGDIDRARAIYELAIGQPRLDMPEVLWKSYIDFEIEQEEYENTRNLYRRLLQRTQHVKVWISFAQFELSADKNNNLPRCRQIYEEANKTMRNCEEKEERLMLLESWKNFEEEFGTESSRERVDKLMPEKVKKRRKLQAEDGSDAGWEEYYDYIFPEDAANQPNLKLLAMAKLWKKQQQDENPERDPDKDIDESSP from the exons ATGGAAATGAAGAATCGTCAGGTTAATCATGCGCGAAATATCTGGGATCGGGCTATCACTACTTTACCAAGAGTTAATCAGTTCTG gtacAAGTATACTTACATGGAAGAGATGCTGGGGAATGTTGCTGGGGCTCGCCAAGTGTTTGAGCGTTGGATGGAATGGCAACCAGAGGAACAGTCATGGCATTCCTACATTAACTTTGAGCTAAGATATAAAGAAGTGGATAGAGCACGTTCCATTTATGAGAGAT TTGTCATGGTCCATCCCGATGTTAAGAATTGGATCAAATATGCTCGTTTTGAAGAAAAACATAGTTATTTTGCACATGCAAGAAAAGTATTTGAAAGAGCGGTGGAATTTTTTGGAGAAGAACATATGAATGAACATTTGTATGTTGCATTTGCCAAATTTGAAGAGAACCAGAAAGAG ttTGAACGGGTGCGAGTAATATACAAATATGCCCTGGACAGAATTCCAAAACATGAAGCACAAGAGCTCTTCAAAAATTACACAATTTTTGAGAAGAAATTTGGGGACCGAAGGGGAATTGAGGATATTATTGTTAGCAAGAGGAGATTCCAATATGAAGAAGAAGTAAAA GCTAATCCACATAATTATGATGCTTGGTTTGATTATCTGCGTCTGGTGGAAAGTGATGCAGATTCTGATACAATACGTGAAGTTTATGAAAGAGCCATTGCCAATGTTCCTCCAATTCAAGAAAAGCGACACTGGAAGAGATACATCTATTTGTGGATCAATTATGCACTCTATGAAGAGCTAGAGGCAAAG GATCCAGAGAGAACAAGACAGGTGTATCAAGCATGTATTGAACTCATTCCTCACAAAAAG TTTACATTTGCCAAAATATGGTTGCTCTGTGCACAGTTTGAAATCAGGCAGAAGAATCTCAATCTTGCCAGGCGAGCATTG GGGACATCTATAGGCAAATGTCCAAAGAACAAGCTATTTAAAGGCTACATTGAACTGGAGCTACAACTGCGAGAGTTTGATCGTTGTCGGAAACTGTATGAGAAGTTTTTAGAGTTTACACCTGAAAACTGCACATCATGGATCAAATTTGCTGAATTAGAAACTATTCTTGGTGACATTGACCGAGCTAGAGCTATATATGAACTAGCCATTGGCCAACCTCGATTGGATATGCCAGAG GTACTTTGGAAATCTTACATAGACTTCGAAATTGAACAAGAAGAATATGAAAATACAAGAAATTTGTATAGGAGGTTGCTTCAGCGAACACAGCATGTTAAG GTATGGATCAGTTTTGCTCAATTTGAACTCTCAGCAGATAAAAATAACAATTTACCACGATGCCGGCAAATATATGAAGAGGCAAATAAAACAATGAGAAAttgtgaggagaaagaagagaggctTATGCTTTTAGAATCCTGGAAAAATTTTGAAGAGGAGTTTGGAACAGAATCTAGCAGAGAACGAGTAGACAAACTCATGCCTGAAAAAGTCAAAAAGCGGAGAAAACTTCAGGCTGAAGATGGG tctgatgccggCTGGGAAGAATATTATGATTATATCTTCCCAGAAGATGCTGCCAATCAACCCAACCTCAAACTGCTTGCAATGGCTAAACTCTGGAAGAAGCAGCAACAGGATGAAAATCCAGAGAGAGATCCAGACAAGGATATTGATGAAAGCAGTCCCTAA